ATAAAGGAAGACAGCCTGCCCAGCAAAAGACAGAGAAGAACCACGAGGGAGACCCCTGTACTTATGGTTTACAGATAGCCACCACCAAGCAGGAAGCCAATCCTGGTCCATTATGAAATAATATACCAGACTGGGAGAAGTGACTTCTGCTAATCTGTGTAAGatttcagaaggttttcaatcCCCTGCTTCAACTTTCCAGCATTCTTTACTTCCTGCACTAATACACCAGCGGAAAACAGGACAGAGGCATTCAGATAGGGCCACATTTCCCAGTTTTGTGTTGTAGCACTCTGATTTGCAGTTCTTATTACAGCAGCAATGGCCTTGCAGAAGCAAGCAAGGCTAACATCTGCTTCCAACAGCCCTGAACAAAAATTTCTCTGGGTATATTCCcagctttcctttcttctgtcccACCAAATTCATTAGGTAAACTGGAGCATAATCACCGTTAAGTACCTACCAGAGCCCCAGGTCTGCGCACAGCTGCTGCGGTCTTGCCGAGAGCAGCCCTGCCTAGCACCTCCCAGCACCCCAGGTAGGGATGGGCTGCATTGCCTTCCTTATGACATACACATGTTCCCTATTTTCCAGTGCAGTTTCCAACCCTGTCCACTACTGCCTCGCCCCCACTTAATTTACCTCTCCTATACTTATCTGGTTTgcttcttatttttgagatgaaactGTAAACGTGAGAACTCAGGGATCTGAGGTACTTCACATAAACACACTCAAGTATGagtctttcattttctgaaaacaagaacacaggaaaacaagtccctttccctctcccctcaGAAATGTGTGCATTTTCCCACCAGGCTAACAGTGGCTACCTCTGCACCACATCACTGATTTCCTGTACACATGACAACAAGTTATTAAGGACAGGGTTTGCCCCGGGCACACCAGCAGCTGCTGAAGACACTTGTAGCTCCTGAAGGCTTAGTTCCAGTTTGCTCACAGCCTCTCGGAAGGCAAATTTGTTGCGAGTTTGAGGGATGCAGTCCACATAGCCTGAGCAGTAGTCGAGCAGCTGGTGTCCAGTGTCTACCAGCTGGCTGTTGGGCACAGGTTCCGTGATTGCACTGGACAGTAGGTCAGCACATTCCAGCAAGGCCTCTTTGCTGATTTTGTCTGCTGAGATTTTCTCAGTGGCCTGTTTGGTTTTTCTCAGAGCCACTTTAGTACCTGCTGTGCCGTTGGCCATTTTGGCTGGCGAGATGGAAGATGTGGGCAGAGGCACTTGAGGTGGAGGCATCACTGGCCTCCCAGCTTTCCCACTGACGGGCACTGCGCCCAGAgctgccttctttcctccttcctgtgTTTCTGACGTGGACTGTCCTGCAGTCGGCTCTTCTGTAGGGTCTGAGCAGATGGATGGATGCTGCAGTAGTCTCATCactggtggtgggggtggggcacaCTTTGGTTTTACCCGTCGGGGTCGGTCCTTGTCTCCAGAGGATGTGACCTGATGCTCAGATAAGAGCTTGAATTTATTCCCCTGAGAGTCTGTGCCAATGAGCTGCACGTCAGCTGGAGTGTGTTTCAGAGTGGGTGAGATAAGGACTGGCACTTTGTGGTTGTGAGTGGTTGGGAGGACGGGGGCAGCCTTGGCTGGAGAAGGCCAGCCTGGCTGCTCTCCATCCTCTAGAACTCCAGCCATCCCAAGTCGTGTCCCACCATTCTTCTCTTTGCCCTTGGGGGCAGCTGCCACTCCAGCCACTCCCACCCCTGGAGGGTCCTTCTCTGTAATGGCTAGATCCCCAGAGGGCGTTCTGAGAGGAAGAGCTGTGGCTCCTCTGGGCAATAACTTGGCTTTTGGTCTCTCCCTGCTTGGAGCAGCACCTTCCTCTGATTTTTTTGGAAGCATGTCATTGGCCCTGTCCACATTCTCTTCTGGCTGAGAAGAGGTGGACACTGTCCTTTCCAGCTGGAGTTTGGACCTCTGGCAGTTCCTGGGAAGGGTCATTGCCATCCTATCCTGCTCTGGAAGCCCTGAGGACATGGAAGATGTAGAGTTTGACCTTGGAAAAGGCTTGGAAGTGTCATCACTGGCTGTGGGTTTACCTGCTCGTAAGCCCAGTGTCTTTTTGATTAAGCGTGGTGTAAAGAAGCCTGTGATGCCAGACCACCCACCCCCAGCAGtgccactgcccccacccccaccactgtcGTCATTACAGAGGTTCCTCTGTGCAAAGCTCCCCCCATAGCACTTGGGTGGCACCAGATTCGCCTCTTGCTGGGCAGGAGTGAAAGAGAACCCATCAGCATGCTGTAGAGAAGCAACAGATGAGAAGTTACCCGTGAGTTCGTATTTCTTATGGGGCTGATTCTCCATTTCTCGGAAGGAGCTGCTGCGTTTGGGGGGTGTGGGAGCATTTCTCTTTTTCATGAAGGAGCTGAAGAAGCCCCCCTTCCTATCCCTGGTGAAGCATGTCTCTTTGGCATCTTCCAAGAGGCTGCTGGGTGACTTGTCTCTTTGCTTTCGAGGCAGTGCTGGGGATCCACTGGAGGCCTGTGCACCTCTGATAAACCCTGATGAGAAATGGCGATCAGTAACTTAAAAGACAAGAAGTGAATCTATTACATTTGAATTACCGAGGCAGCATTATAAGAGTTTTGCCAGCATTTATCAAGTGTCAGGTGTTGGCAGGACTcagagataaataataaatacattatcaTTTCACAGTGACTGGTGTTCCAAATGTgatgtgagttttaaaaattgggggagacagggggctgggcaaggtggctcacgcgggtaatcccagcactttaggaggctgaggcaggaggatcaggaggtcaagagatcaagaccatcctggctaacacggtgaaaccccatctctactaaaaatataaaaaattagccaggcgtggtggcaggcacctgtagtcccagctactcgggaggctgaggcaggagaatggcgtgaacccaggaggtggagcttgcaatgagccaagattgcgccactgcactccagcctgggtgacagtgagactccatctcgaaataaaagaaaaaaaaagccagggagGAGATAACCCGCCGGTTATTACCTCAACACTCatcctttctttaaaaaccaTCGCACAACCTCTTCTCCTCTATCAGGTTCAGCAAAGTTTTTGATGGAACCGTAAAGATGATACCTACTTGGGAACGCAGGGTTAAGGAGATGAAACTGGAGCCAGAGTTGTATGTTGGATGGATAGATCAGGACAACCAACAAGGGCAATGCGGAGCCAAGGGCTTCATGGGTAGGTAAAAGAGACGCCATGCTTCCCTCCGGGAAGATGGGCGTGAAAGTGGACATAAAAGCCTCATACTCCCTGCTTCTttcaacaaagcagtttctattTTGATTCTACCTGCCGAGGGACCCATACCTGGTGTTAAACTGGAAGCAGAATTTTCTGTGGCATCCTGTGCCCCTTCAATGTTCTCCTTGTTCTCCACCTGTTTCTTCAGTGTCCGAGTCTTGGAAGGAAGTATAGGTAGCCGGGGCAGGTACGGAACAACAGATGACGAGGAGGCGGCTCTCCCAAGCTCCTCAGCTACCTCTGTGAGGAAGATAAGGGGACCGATAAAACGTACAATTTCGTAACAGAAAAAGGGAGTTCTTTTCAGAAAAGGCACACAACTGAGAAATAACTGGCAAGTAGAATACTAAAATACATACACGGAATCATaaagtatgtactcttttgtctggcttctttcgccCAGTACCGTCTCTGTAGATTCGTCCACGCTGCTATATGTGGCAGGGGTTCTCATTGCTGTGTAACATGCCAAtgtgtgaatataccacaatcCGCCCGTTCTCCTCTTGATGGatgtttaggttgtttccagtttggagttACTATGAGTACGTTGCTAGCATCATCCTGCTATGTGTCTTTTGGTTCACAATGTTATGCACGTCTGATCGGCACAATGTAGGAGAACTGGTGGATCACAGGGTATATGTGCATTCAGGTTTATTAGGCCCTGCCAACCTGTCCCCGAGTGGTAATACTATTTCACATGAAAGCTGTGGTTACTCTGCATGCTTGCTAAAatttgatgttattatttttggcttgatttgtttttttttttggagatggagtctcaccctgttgcccaggctggagtgcaatggcgtgatctcggctcattgcaacttctgcctcccaggttcaaatgattctcctgcctcagcctcctgaatagctgggattacagaagcccgccaccacatccagttattctttgtatttttagtagagatggggtttcaccatgttggccaggctggtcttgaactcctgaacttgtgatctgcctgcctcggcctcccaaagtgctgggattacaggtgtgagccacagtgcccagtcttttttttttttttgacagggagtcttgctctgtcgcccaggctagagtgcagcaatgcgatctcagctcactgcaacctccacctcccaggttcaagtgactctcctgcctcagcctcccaagtagctgggcacccaccacgcttggctagtttttgtatttttagtagagacagggtttcaccatgttggccaggctactctccaactgctgacctcaagtgatccatccacctaggcctcccaaagtgctgggattacaggcgtgagccaccctgccaggcCAGCCTGATTTTAATTTAAGCCTTTCTGGTAGGCCGTGgattggtatctcattgtggttttattttgtatttctctatgaTGAGTAATGTTGAGCACGGTTATTGGACATCCGGATATCCTCGTTTACTAAGTTAACCTTTAACTCCTTTCCATGTCAATATATCCAAGAAGGCCGGGAGccgtggctcacagctgtaatcccagcactttgggaggcagaggtgggtggatcacttaaggtcaggagttcgagatcagcctagctgacatggcaaaaccccatctctactgaaaatacaaaaattagccaggcatggtagcaggcgcctgcaattccagctactcgggaggctgaagcatgagaagagcttgaacctgggagacggagactgcagtgagccgacatcacaccactgcactccagcctgggcgacagagtgagactctgtctcaaaaaaaaaagtgtatatatacatacatacacacacacacacacacacacacacacatatgaatatcattttaaatattcagcTATATGGATGTAATAATTTACAGTCCAGTAGGTATTTCAGTTGTTCATAATTTCTATTATAAACTATACTTTGATGCAATGTCCTTGTAGTTAAATCTTTGtttatattcttaattatttccttaagatCTATTTCCAGAAATGGAATGTCTGGTTATTGTTTTTACAACTTGGTTCTGCTTTGTAGAtgtagtttatatttattttttccttttttcttccctacATCCTAAGTATTGATGCTTAAAGAGCTACCACACTTACTAAGGTTACTGATAGGGAGGctgaataaatttctttttttttttttttttttttttttttgagacagagtctcgctctgtcgcccaagctggagtgtagtggccggatctcagctcactgcaagctccgcctcccgggttcacgccattctcctgcctcagcctcccgagtagctgggactacaggcgcctgccacctcgcccggctagttttttgtactttttagtagagacggggtttcaccgtgttagctagaatggtctcgatctcctgaccttgcgatccgcccgcctcggcctcccaaagtgctgggattacaggcttgagccaccgcgcccagccataaatttctaattaaaatataatttcaattttttgagacacaaaGATGCACTGAAAATAGCAAAAAAAGCAACACAGCAATAATAAAggtcaaaaattaattcaataccATGAAACAGAGTCCAAAACTACAAAAgttgatcattttttaaatgtaattaccattatcgccaccaccaccactacccagAACTAGTCACCAACAGTAAATCCAACAGATTCTCACCTTCAGAAATGCTGGAGTCATGGAACATGGTTTCAAAAGCTTGGTGTGTTTCAGCAAAAGAGGGCCTGTCGGCAGGGCTCCActtccagcctgtgtaacagaagaagaaaatattaaaaactccTTGCAGAAGTTCAATATCCAGTGGTATATCTAATAATGAGTTCTATGCATCATGATGTATACTTATTAGAGTTTCAGCATGTTCACAATGATAGCAACATAGCTCTAGACTCAGAGGTATAATGATCCCACTttctaaattcctttttcttttttctttgagacagggtcttgctttgtcacccagctggagtgcagtggcacgatctcggctcactgcagccttgacctcctgggttcaaacaatcctcctgcctcagctccccaagtagctgggactatgggtgtgcaacaccacacctggataatttccttttttttttttttttttttgagacggagtctcactctgtcacccaggctggagtgcagtggcataatctcggctcactgcaacctccacctcctgggttcaagtgattctccagcctcagcctccagagtagctggggctacaggcgcatgccaccacgtccggttaatttttatatttttagtagagacgggggtttcgccgtgttggccatgctggtctcaaactcctgacctcaggcgatccacccacctcagcctcccaaagtgctgggattacaggcatgagccactgcgcccagccaaaatgagCGCACACAGTAATCTCAAActactgtattttttatatagacaggattttgccacattgctcaggttgcttttgaactcctgagctcaagcaatctgctcacttcggcctcccaaactgctagaattacaggtgtgagtcaccacacctggccatgaacCCACTTTCTAAGGCTGGGGCTTCAATTTAGCCTCCGCTCCTATTCCCTCTACTAAAAGGATGAGGAGAAACAGGGAGATGGTTTAGAAAATGGCAAATTTTCTTCcacttgaaaataaaagaagtaaaaccTGTCTTCAAACTCAGCCTAACCATACAAATAATCAACTGCATATATTCAGAAATATAAAAGGATATCAAAAAGGAGGAGCTCAGagttcatttttgacaaagtgcAACAGAGAACGTCAATGTTCAATGAGGAAAGAACACAGACTTATGTTTAAACACAACTGCAATTGGGACCAGGCCCggtggcctacacctgtaatcccagcaatttggaagacTAAGGTGGAcagattacttgagaccaggagtttgagaccagcctggtcaacatggtgaaaccttgtcgctactaaaaatacaaaaattaggccgggtatggtggctcacgcctataatcccagcactttgggaggctaaggcgggtgtatcacttgaggtcaggagctggagatcagcctggccaatgtggtaaaaccccatctctacccaaaatacaaaaattagccaggcatggtggcaggcgcctgtaatcccagctacttgggaggctgaggcaggagaatcgcttgaacccgggggtcggaggttgcagagactgcaccactgcactccagcacgggcaacatagcgagactccgtctcaaaaaaaaaaaagtaaaattagctgggcatggtgtgtgtgcctgtggttccagctactcaggggctgaggcacgagaatcgcttgaacccaggagatacaggtttcagtgagccgaaatcgtgtcactgcaccccagtctgggcaacaaagcaagactgtttcaaaaataacatcaacaaaaacaaacaaacaaacaaaccttgcAATTTAATTCACTACTCACTTTCCTACTTTTTCATCTGCAAGCAATCGGATGCTTCTGTTTATCCATCACAGAGGTTATTTTTATGCATTCTTCACAGTCTTTAGCAACCATTTTTATCTAGTTGAAAACAGCCCTCCCCACCTTAATCTCTAAACTCAATTTCTTATCTTATTAAATATGCAAATGTCTCTGAGAAACTGGGTCAATATTTGGGCCATAACAACTATGCTTAGGATTCCAGTAAGATTCAATGGTATATGATATGACAACTGCCTGATCAATGATAAATTCTTTAAATGTCATGAGGCTGGATTCAATCTAACAACACTGAGAGGAGAAATGTTTCTAATTTTGTTAACTATTCTGAACTGCTAGCTTATGCCTTCAAAatcaaaacatgcaaaaatactCACAT
This Rhinopithecus roxellana isolate Shanxi Qingling chromosome 8, ASM756505v1, whole genome shotgun sequence DNA region includes the following protein-coding sequences:
- the ABL2 gene encoding tyrosine-protein kinase ABL2 isoform X1, translating into MGQQVGRVGEAPGLQQPQPRGIRGSSAARPSGRRRDPAGRTTETGFNIFTQHDHFASCVEDGFEGDKTGGSSPEALHRPYGCDVEPQALNEAIRWSSKENLLGATESDPNLFVALYDFVASGDNTLSITKGEKLRVLGYNQNGEWSEVRSKNGQGWVPSNYITPVNSLEKHSWYHGPVSRSAAEYLLSSLINGSFLVRESESSPGQLSISLRYEGRVYHYRINTTADGKVYVTAESRFSTLAELVHHHSTVADGLVTTLHYPAPKCNKPTVYGVSPIHDKWEMERTDITMKHKLGGGQYGEVYVGVWKKYSLTVAVKTLKEDTMEVEEFLKEAAVMKEIKHPNLVQLLGVCTLEPPFYIVTEYMPYGNLLDYLRECNREEVTAVVLLYMATQISSAMEYLEKKNFIHRDLAARNCLVGENHVVKVADFGLSRLMTGDTYTAHAGAKFPIKWTAPESLAYNTFSIKSDVWAFGVLLWEIATYGMSPYPGIDLSQVYDLLEKGYRMEQPEGCPPKVYELMRACWKWSPADRPSFAETHQAFETMFHDSSISEEVAEELGRAASSSSVVPYLPRLPILPSKTRTLKKQVENKENIEGAQDATENSASSLTPGFIRGAQASSGSPALPRKQRDKSPSSLLEDAKETCFTRDRKGGFFSSFMKKRNAPTPPKRSSSFREMENQPHKKYELTGNFSSVASLQHADGFSFTPAQQEANLVPPKCYGGSFAQRNLCNDDSGGGGGSGTAGGGWSGITGFFTPRLIKKTLGLRAGKPTASDDTSKPFPRSNSTSSMSSGLPEQDRMAMTLPRNCQRSKLQLERTVSTSSQPEENVDRANDMLPKKSEEGAAPSRERPKAKLLPRGATALPLRTPSGDLAITEKDPPGVGVAGVAAAPKGKEKNGGTRLGMAGVLEDGEQPGWPSPAKAAPVLPTTHNHKVPVLISPTLKHTPADVQLIGTDSQGNKFKLLSEHQVTSSGDKDRPRRVKPKCAPPPPPVMRLLQHPSICSDPTEEPTAGQSTSETQEGGKKAALGAVPVSGKAGRPVMPPPQVPLPTSSISPAKMANGTAGTKVALRKTKQATEKISADKISKEALLECADLLSSAITEPVPNSQLVDTGHQLLDYCSGYVDCIPQTRNKFAFREAVSKLELSLQELQVSSAAAGVPGANPVLNNLLSCVQEISDVVQR
- the ABL2 gene encoding tyrosine-protein kinase ABL2 isoform X5 — protein: MGQQVGRVGEAPGLQQPQPRGIRGSSAARPSGRRRDPAGRTTETGFNIFTQHDHFASCVEDGFEGDKTGGSSPEALHRPYGCDVEPQALNEAIRWSSKENLLGATESDPNLFVALYDFVASGDNTLSITKGEKLRVLGYNQNGEWSEVRSKNGQGWVPSNYITPVNSLEKHSWYHGPVSRSAAEYLLSSLINGSFLVRESESSPGQLSISLRYEGRVYHYRINTTADGKVYVTAESRFSTLAELVHHHSTVADGLVTTLHYPAPKCNKPTVYGVSPIHDKWEMERTDITMKHKLGGGQYGEVYVGVWKKYSLTVAVKTLKEDTMEVEEFLKEAAVMKEIKHPNLVQLLGVCTLEPPFYIVTEYMPYGNLLDYLRECNREEVTAVVLLYMATQISSAMEYLEKKNFIHRDLAARNCLVGENHVVKVADFGLSRLMTGDTYTAHAGAKFPIKWTAPESLAYNTFSIKSDVWAFGVLLWEIATYGMSPYPGIDLSQVYDLLEKGYRMEQPEGCPPKVYELMRACWKWSPADRPSFAETHQAFETMFHDSSISEEVAEELGRAASSSSVVPYLPRLPILPSKTRTLKKQVENKENIEGAQDATENSASSLTPGFIRGAQASSGSPALPRKQRDKSPSSLLEDAKETCFTRDRKGGFFSSFMKKRNAPTPPKRSSSFREMENQPHKKYELTGLPEQDRMAMTLPRNCQRSKLQLERTVSTSSQPEENVDRANDMLPKKSEEGAAPSRERPKAKLLPRGATALPLRTPSGDLAITEKDPPGVGVAGVAAAPKGKEKNGGTRLGMAGVLEDGEQPGWPSPAKAAPVLPTTHNHKVPVLISPTLKHTPADVQLIGTDSQGNKFKLLSEHQVTSSGDKDRPRRVKPKCAPPPPPVMRLLQHPSICSDPTEEPTAGQSTSETQEGGKKAALGAVPVSGKAGRPVMPPPQVPLPTSSISPAKMANGTAGTKVALRKTKQATEKISADKISKEALLECADLLSSAITEPVPNSQLVDTGHQLLDYCSGYVDCIPQTRNKFAFREAVSKLELSLQELQVSSAAAGVPGANPVLNNLLSCVQEISDVVQR